The Corynebacterium poyangense genome includes a window with the following:
- a CDS encoding TetR/AcrR family transcriptional regulator gives MAGAVGRPRKHSPRRRGRNAREEILDAASELFTTQGFATTSTHQIADAVGIRQASLYYHFPSKTEIFLTLLKSTIEPSVKLAEALGESDVSAAQRLWSLVAAEASQLLASRWNVGRLYQLPVAHSSEFAEYHQQRSDLEAIFRDLAEKIVGENDPRARLPFHIAMSVIEMRDNNGTAPAPEFGQQLPETAIMLADAALAVLHAPLPENREERTLELLNSLES, from the coding sequence GTGGCAGGAGCAGTGGGGCGACCCCGCAAACACAGTCCGCGCCGCCGCGGGCGCAATGCTCGAGAAGAAATCCTTGATGCAGCCTCAGAGTTATTTACCACTCAAGGGTTTGCTACCACATCTACCCACCAGATAGCGGACGCCGTGGGAATTCGTCAAGCCTCCTTGTACTACCACTTTCCCTCCAAAACGGAGATCTTCTTAACCCTCCTGAAGTCCACTATTGAACCATCAGTGAAACTTGCTGAAGCCTTGGGTGAGTCGGACGTATCCGCTGCGCAACGGTTATGGTCCTTAGTCGCCGCCGAGGCAAGCCAGCTTTTAGCTTCTCGGTGGAATGTGGGCCGGCTTTATCAACTCCCGGTAGCGCATTCTTCAGAGTTCGCCGAATATCACCAGCAACGTAGTGATCTGGAAGCGATTTTCCGTGACTTGGCGGAGAAGATAGTTGGTGAGAATGATCCCCGGGCGCGACTGCCTTTCCACATTGCTATGTCTGTTATCGAAATGCGGGATAACAACGGTACTGCCCCTGCCCCAGAGTTCGGTCAACAGCTTCCTGAGACCGCTATTATGCTGGCAGATGCAGCCTTAGCGGTGCTCCATGCGCCTCTGCCTGAGAATCGCGAAGAGCGTACCTTGGAGCTTTTGAACTCGCTTGAGTCTTAA